From a single Elgaria multicarinata webbii isolate HBS135686 ecotype San Diego chromosome 18, rElgMul1.1.pri, whole genome shotgun sequence genomic region:
- the TPST2 gene encoding protein-tyrosine sulfotransferase 2 has translation MRVTMRRVLLGVGFAIALMVSAHLGQQMLQCQQMLGQGANRGLMRPENEELVMLDSNRVEYRYSKEMPLIFIGGVPRSGTTLMRAMLDAHPEVRCGEETRIIPRVLAMRQAWSKSGREKMRLDEAGVTDQVLDAAMQAFILEVIAKHGEPARYLCNKDPFTLKSSIYLSHLFPNSKFLLMVRDGRASVHSMITRKVTIAGFDLRSYRDCLTKWNKAIEVMYSQCLEIGRSRCLPVYYEQLVLHPQKSMRAIMEFLDIAWSDAVLHHEELIGKPGGVSLSKIERSTDQVIKPVNMEALSKWLGHIPADVLQDMGHIAPMLARLGYDPYANPPNYGNPDPLVINNTHRVLNGDFKTPANLKGHLQGTQNTTAFH, from the exons ATGCGGGTGACGATGCGGCGGGTTCTCCTGGGGGTGGGCTTTGCCATCGCCCTGATGGTCTCTGCCCACCTGGGGCAGCAGATGCTGCAGTGCCAGCAGATGCTGGGCCAAGGCGCCAACCGGGGCCTGATGCGCCCGGAGAACGAGGAGCTGGTGATGCTGGACTCCAACCGGGTGGAATACCGCTACAGCAAGGAGATGCCTCTGATCTTCATCGGCGGCGTCCCCCGGAGCGGGACCACCCTGATGCGGGCCATGCTGGACGCCCACCCGGAGGTGCGCTGCGGGGAAGAGACGCGCATCATCCCGCGCGTGCTGGCCATGCGCCAAGCCTGGTCCAAATCCGGGCGGGAAAAGATGCGCTTGGATGAGGCCGGGGTGACGGACCAGGTCTTGGACGCGGCCATGCAGGCCTTCATCCTGGAGGTGATAGCCAAGCACGGGGAGCCGGCCCGGTACCTCTGCAACAAAGACCCTTTCACGCTCAAGTCCTCCATTTACCTGTCCCACCTCTTCCCCAACTCCAAGTTCCTCCTCATGGTGCGCGACGGCCGGGCCTCGGTCCATTCCATGATCACCAGGAAGGTCACCATCGCCGGCTTTGACCTCCGCAGCTACCGGGACTGCTTGACGAAGTGGAACAAAGCCATCGAGGTGATGTACTCCCAGTGTCTAGAGATTGGGCGGTCCAGATGCCTCCCGGTCTACTACGAACAGCTCGTCCTGCACCCCCAGAAGTCGATGCGGGCCATCATGGAGTTCCTGGACATCGCCTGGAGCGATGCGGTGCTGCATCATGAGGAGCTGATTGGGAAGCCGGGCGGAGTCTCGCTCTCCAA GATCGAGCGATCCACAGACCAGGTGATCAAGCCGGTGAACATGGAGGCCTTGAGCAAGTGGCTAGGACACATCCCGGCGGACGTGCTGCAGGACATGGGCCATATTGCCCCTATGCTGGCCAGGCTGGGCTACGACCCCTATGCAAACCCACCCAACTATGGGAACCCAGACCCGTTGGTGATCAACAACACCCACAGG gTTCTGAACGGGGATTTTAAGACACCTGCCAACCTGAAAGGACACCTTCAG GGGACTCAAAATACGACTGCTTTTCACTGA
- the CRYBB1 gene encoding beta-crystallin B1, producing the protein MSESARAVPPDRKEKLSPTPSTNSSPDSNGQGEEASAEPFRVVVFDQENFQGQRREFTGECLDLGEQGFDRVRSVIVSSGPWVAYEQSNFRGEMFVLEKGEYPRWDTWSSSCRSDCFRSMRPVRMEAQEQKILLFESAKFKGNKMEIQEDDVPSLWVHGFCGRVGSVKVPSGIWVGYQYPGYRGYQYLFERGDFGHWNEWSAFQPQIQSIRRVRDMQWVPKGSFFAPESSPN; encoded by the exons ATGTCAGAAAGTGCAAGGGCCGTTCCACCGGACAGGAAAGAGAAGCTCAGCCCCACCCCATCCACGAACTCATCCCCCGACTCCAACGGCCAGGGCGAAGAGGCCTCAGCGGAACCCTTCCGA GTTGTCGTGTTTGACCAGGAGAACTTCCAGGGCCAGCGGAGGGAATTCACCGGCGAGTGCTTGGAcctgggggagcagggatttgaCCGGGTGCGCAGCGTCATCGTCTCCTCTGGACC atgGGTAGCCTATGAGCAGTCCAACTTCCGCGGCGAGATGTTCGTTTTGGAGAAAGGCGAGTACCCGCGATGGGACACCTGGTCCAGCAGCTGCCGTAGCGACTGCTTCCGGTCCATGCGGCCGGTTCGAATG GAGGCACAGGAGCAGAAAATCCTCCTCTTCGAAAGCGCCAAATTCAAGGGGAACAAGATGGAAATCCAGGAAGACGATGTGCCGAGCCTCTGGGTACACGGCTTCTGCGGCCGCGTGGGGAGCGTGAAGGTGCCCAGTGGAAT CTGGGTGGGATACCAGTACCCTGGCTACCGGGGCTACCAGTATCTCTTTGAGAGAGGAGACTTCGGACACTGGAACGAGTGGTCGGCCTTCCAGCCGCAGATCCAGTCCATCCGACGTGTCCGGGACATGCAGTGGGTGCCCAAGGGGTCCTTCTTTGCCCCAGAGAGCTCTCCCAACTGA